The DNA region GTGCGTGACGCGCCGGGCAACCTGGTGGTGGAGCTGGAGAAGCGGGCGGGACGTCCCACCGAGCTGGCCCTCCCACCCGGCCAGTACACGGTGACGCGCGAGCGGGAGGGGGCGGGCTCACGGGCGGCCTTCGCGCTCGCGGAGGGCCGGCGCACCTCGCTGGGCGAGAGCGACTTCTCCGGGATGGCGGGCGAGCCCACCGTGTCGCGCGGAGGGGGCGGGATGGCGGTGGAGGCCCCGGCGCGGCAGAGCTCGCGCCGGTTCCTCAACGTGGGCCTGGTGCCGCTGGTGCAGACGAACTCCGTGCTGGATGGCCCGGTGGACAACGACCTGTCGCTCTCCCTGCTCGTGGGCAGCTCGGCGCGGCTGAGCGGCGTGGCGTTCGCCATCCTCGGCCACTGGGCCACGGACGGCGTGTCGGGCGTGCAGCTCTCGACGTTGGCCAACGTGTCCGGCTCGGAGGTCCGCGGACTGCAGTCCTCCGTGGGGGCGAACTGGGCCTCGGGGAGTGTCCTCGGGGGACAGGCCTCGGTGGGCTTCAATCGGGCCGGAGGGGATTTCACCGGCCTCCAGGCCTCGGTGGGCGCCAACCTCGTCCACGGCCGGATGCGCGGCTTCCAGGGGGCGACGGCCGTGAACTGGGCGTCGATGGCCGAGGGTGTGCAGCTCTCCCTCGTCAACGTGGGAGGGGACGTGTCGGGCGCGCAGGTGGGCCTCCTCAACATCGCCCGTCGCATGAAGGGCCTTCAGTTCGGGCTCGTCAACGTGTCGAGCGACATGGATGGCATTCCCTTCGGGTTGGTCAGCGTGGCGGGAAATGGCCTGTTCCGCGTCGAGGTGACCGGGAGCGATCTGCACCCCCTCGACGTGGCGTTCAAGCTGGGCAGCAAGTCCTTCTACACGGTGTTCATGGGCGGCTACGGCACGCTGGTGGGGGGCGAGGCGCGCTGGTCGACGGGCCTGGGCTTCGGTGGGCACGTGTCGTTCGACCGCTGGTTCGTCGACCTTGACGCGGTGGGTCGCAGCGTCTTCGTGGGCAGGGCCACGGAGAGCAATTCCCTGCTGGCCCAGCTCCGGCTCCTCGGCGGCTTCCAGGTGGCGCCGCGCTTCGCGGTGATCGCCGGCCCCACGTTCAACACCGCCATCGCGCTCGACGGGAAGCCGATGCAGAAGATGAGCTTCATGTCCGGTGAAGTCCGGGGCGAGCTGGAGATGTGGCCCGGGTTCCAGGTGGGCATGCGCTTCTAGGTTTCCCGTTGCGCGAAGGGCCCCCCGACCTGTCAGGCTGTCTCATCCGGCGATAGAATGTGCCGGTGAGCACGGGCCGGCACGGAGCCGGCGGGAAGGGGGCATATGTCCAATCTGCTAGCGGCATTCAACGAGGGCGTGAGCCACTCGATGTCCGGCAACCACCAGGCCGCGATCCAGGTCTTCGACCGCCTTTTGGAGCAGGACCCCAGTGATGTGCTGGCGCTGAGCGCCAAGGGCTCCTCCCTGGTGAGTCTGGGGCGTCCGCGCGAGGCGCTGAAGTGCTTCGAGCGCGCCATCGATCTGGATCCGGAGACGGCCGAGCACTACCGCAACGCGGCCATCTGCCAGCTCGAGCTGGACGAGCCGGAGGCGGCCAGGGGTCTGCTGGAGGAGGCGCTTCAGCTCAACACGGAGAAGGCCTGGCGCGAGGGCACGGCGGTGGAGATCGCCAGCCTGGGCGAGGCGCTCCTGACGGAGTCGGGCAAGCACCGCACCCGGGGCATCGGCCTGACGGGCAAGGCGCGCTACCGCCACGCGCGCCACGTGCTGGAGATGGCGCTGGAGCTGCACCCGGGACTGGCGGAGGCGGCCAGGGCCCTGGCGGATGTCTGGGCGCACCTCGGGGACACCGAGAAGCGCGATCAGTACACCCAGCTGGCGGGCCGGCTGCTGCGCAGCGTCGCCAGCTGATTCAGAGGGCCCGCCACATGAGGTAGTGCGGGCCGATGCCGGCGAGCTCGAACTCCCCACCCTCCACGGTGAAGCCCAGCCGCCGGTAGAAACCCGCGGCCGTCGTGCGCGCGTTGCACCACAGCCGGGTGCCGCCATGACGCGCCGCGTGATCGATGCAGGCCTGTAGAAGGGCGGCGCCATTGCCCCGGCCCTGTTCGTGGGCGAGCACGGCCATGCCCCGCAGGCGCCACTCGGAGGGGGACTTCGAGCCCGGTTGGGGCTCGCGGTAGAGCGAGGCCACTCCGAGCTGCTGTCCCTCCACATACAGTCCCAGGTGGAGGGTGTCCGGAGCGTCATCCCCCGGGTAGACCAGCTCCTCGGGGCGCTGGTGAGGGCGGAGCACGACGTGGCGGAGGTGGCGGGTCTCGGCCGCGGAGATGGGGCGGATCTCGTACGGGGGCATGGGGTGGATTCTTCCGGAGGGGCGGAAAAATAGGGGAAATAATTCTCGGGTATGCCGCCAGCGGGGCTCGTGCGTCCTCTCCTGTGGAAACCGGGCAACGAGGTCCAACCTTGAAGGGCACCGCCATCATGGACGAGACGCCGCTGGGAGCGAGGGTCACCCCCCTCGACTTCGACGCGCTCGTGGAGCGCGAGCAGGCCGCCCTCCTGCGGCTGGCGCGGCGCCTCGTCTGGGA from Archangium lipolyticum includes:
- a CDS encoding tetratricopeptide repeat protein → MSNLLAAFNEGVSHSMSGNHQAAIQVFDRLLEQDPSDVLALSAKGSSLVSLGRPREALKCFERAIDLDPETAEHYRNAAICQLELDEPEAARGLLEEALQLNTEKAWREGTAVEIASLGEALLTESGKHRTRGIGLTGKARYRHARHVLEMALELHPGLAEAARALADVWAHLGDTEKRDQYTQLAGRLLRSVAS
- a CDS encoding caspase family protein, encoding MKRALFVSLLLLPLLASAAAPDAGPVPVRRFALLVGVNDGGPSRVRLRYAISDAKAVSQVLGELGGVLPGDRILVLDADRAGLEDGMNRLRRMIDAAKSSGGRTEALLYYSGHSDEEGLMLKQDRFSYRELRQALNALPADVRIAILDSCASGAMARQKGGVRRPAFLVDASASVRGHAILTSSSEDEVSQESDRIGGSYFTHNLVSGLRGAADLSGDGRVTLNEAYQFAFHETLARTEKTRSGAQHPAYDIDLAGSGDLVMTELRTNTAGLVLAGPLDGRLYVRDAPGNLVVELEKRAGRPTELALPPGQYTVTREREGAGSRAAFALAEGRRTSLGESDFSGMAGEPTVSRGGGGMAVEAPARQSSRRFLNVGLVPLVQTNSVLDGPVDNDLSLSLLVGSSARLSGVAFAILGHWATDGVSGVQLSTLANVSGSEVRGLQSSVGANWASGSVLGGQASVGFNRAGGDFTGLQASVGANLVHGRMRGFQGATAVNWASMAEGVQLSLVNVGGDVSGAQVGLLNIARRMKGLQFGLVNVSSDMDGIPFGLVSVAGNGLFRVEVTGSDLHPLDVAFKLGSKSFYTVFMGGYGTLVGGEARWSTGLGFGGHVSFDRWFVDLDAVGRSVFVGRATESNSLLAQLRLLGGFQVAPRFAVIAGPTFNTAIALDGKPMQKMSFMSGEVRGELEMWPGFQVGMRF
- a CDS encoding GNAT family N-acetyltransferase gives rise to the protein MPPYEIRPISAAETRHLRHVVLRPHQRPEELVYPGDDAPDTLHLGLYVEGQQLGVASLYREPQPGSKSPSEWRLRGMAVLAHEQGRGNGAALLQACIDHAARHGGTRLWCNARTTAAGFYRRLGFTVEGGEFELAGIGPHYLMWRAL